In Diabrotica undecimpunctata isolate CICGRU unplaced genomic scaffold, icDiaUnde3 ctg00001755.1, whole genome shotgun sequence, a genomic segment contains:
- the LOC140431709 gene encoding uncharacterized protein, translated as MRTQEHLDELEQELSNIKWDIIGLCETRLPGEVCTILKSGHHLYQKNFVENHHIGGVAFLINKRAPYKVSLFPHRANELPIKFCAVSNRVIYLVIALNSRYSLQIIHGYAPTGNSTDEEA; from the coding sequence ATGAGGACCCAAGAACACCTTGACGAACTAGAACAAGAGCTCTCAAATATCAAATGGGATATAATTGGACTGTGTGAAACTCGCTTACCAGGAGAAGTATGTACCATCTTAAAATCTGGTCACCacctataccagaaaaacttCGTAGAAAATCATCACATAGGCGGTGTAGCGTTCCTGATAAACAAACGAGCTCCCTATAAAGTATCGTTATTCCCTCACAGGGCTAACGAGCTCCCTATAAAGTTCTGTGCAGTATCAAACAGAGTCATATATCTTGTCATCGCTTTGAACAGTAGATACAGCTTACAGATAATACATGGATATGCACCGACAGGAAACTCGACAGACGAGGAAGCTTAA